The Canis aureus isolate CA01 chromosome 6, VMU_Caureus_v.1.0, whole genome shotgun sequence genome contains the following window.
TTGAAAGACCACAAAGTGGCAGATCAAGGTATTATTCCTGTAATCTGCATTTtgtaaaagaagaaactgaacCCCAGACACTAGTTTTGTCAGGTCAAAGGCGAAGTCGGCATGAGAGCCTCACACCCACTTCTCCCAACTCCGCTCCTCACGccacccccatctctcttctGTGCTTGTCTCCCTGTGTCCTGGGAGGGAAATAATTGTCTTCATCAGGCTGGGAAGCTCCCCAGGGGCAGAGAGATGGAGGGGGCAGGGCTGAAGGTCTGGGTGAGAGGTCACCTGAAGCCCCATATTGTTCCCTCCCGTGCTCCTCCCGTGTGGGTATTGGGATTAGGGTCTACTTCCTGAGCTCCCTGTGGCATGGGTCAGATGGGAACATAACCCAGAGGGGCTGAGATGGAAAGTCACAGAGTGACAGGTGCTGAGACAGTTGGGGGACCGTGCACAGCGCACTCACCTGGGAGCAAGGAGAGCCGGCTCTACCTGGTGCCACCATGatttccctcctgccctccttaGCATTCCTTCTGGATCCCACTTTCCCCTACCATAAACTGCTGGGATCTGTCCAGGGGATTTCTAAGGTCCTGGTGGTCTGTGGGTCAATGATGCAGACCTGTCTCCCTTTGGCAAAGTCAAAGGATGGGAGAGGAGATGACCCAGCCACGGCTGTCCTGGGAGTCCAGACAGTGGCTCTATTGGCTTTCCCTCTGCTCGATTTTAGTCCAGTGGTTCCCAAAAGCTGGAGCCATCACTTGGGAATGTGTTAGAAACTCAAGGTCCCAGGTCTGCCCTAGAGCTGCTGAAACAAGctcaagggggtggggtggggggcaggaagcaATCCCCCCAGGTATTTCTGATGTGAGCTCTGTCTGAGAACTGGTGCGTGGCCCCTGCTCCTCCAGCTACTACTGCCTCCAGGCCTTCCCCTCGATGAATCATGCTATCTGTGACCATTTCCAACTGAGGGCCAGTAGCACTGAGATGTCCTTCAAGGACCTAAAAAGGAAGCCTTAATACAGAATCTGAGGCAGGTCAGGGGTGGGTgctgtggggaggtgggggacgGGCTTCACTGATGCTCTCTGGGACCTTGGGTCTGCCTGGTCCCCAGGCCCTGCCAGAGTCCCCCATTCCTACTTGCCTTGGGTCTTCCATGGATGACAGTTGCACCTGACAGCCAGTCCCTTACATTCCTGCCTCCCCCTAGGGCTTGAGTTTGAGTTTGTGGGTGGTGGTGAATccctccagggcagcctgggctctctcctgctccttcccctgccaaGTCATATGCCCTGGGGTCAGTCACTCACCTCACTGAgcctgtctccttccttctcctgctccaCCATCCTTCCTCCCTGGGTGGTGGTGAGGACTTGATGAGATTGTGCACGTATGAGTGAGGAATCATCCTTGTCACTGGCTTCCACCCTTTACTCTCAGTTCCAGACACAACACCCATATTGTCCAAAGCAAGGGTTGGACCAGAGCCCGATGAGAAGCAGAGTGCCCTGGACTGGCTGGCACTCACACCCATGGAGCACAAGTTGGCTGATGTGCTTTGATTCCTTTGGACCCACCTTGTGGTGTCTCAGGAGGCTCATCTCCACGTCGGGATGGCAGTGGCTGTTGGCCCCACCAGTCTGCAGGCCAGCAGGTTCCTCTGTGGGAAGGGCCTGGGGAACACCGGCTGAGCCTGGCTCTGTGGGCAGCAGAGTGGGCCGGCCTGCACACAGCACATGCACAGCGAGAGCACATGGGATTGAGATGACCGCTCATCAGCCCCAGAGTAGGGCAGCCATTGCTCCATGGGCTGAAAGGTCAGGTCCCAGGCCTCTGCCCCCCCCGCCTCCACCATCTTTCTGGGCATGCACACAGTCCTTACCCTCGGTACTGCTGGGTCCCAGCCTTGGTTCAGCACCCGGATAGTTCACAGGAGAGGTCAATAAGCCCCATCTACCAGCCTGGCCCCCTCCCAGGGAGCGGGGAGGCCCTCCAACCActgccctcccccactgccctccccctCAGGCTCTCCCTATCACCTACCCCTCCTGGACTGCATCTTCTTCCTCATGCAGACGTACACTCCACCAGCCAGGCTCATCATTAGAAGCGTGGGCAGGACACCTCTCCAAAGCCATTTGTGGTCAGGAGAACCTGCCATCAAAGGCTGgtgtcaaggggcacctgggtggtttagtggttgagcatctgcctttggctcaggtcatgatcccaggggcctgggatcgagttcacatcgggctccccgcagggagtctgcttctccctctgcctatgtctctgcctctctctctgtgtctctcatgaataaataaataaaatcttaaaaaataaaaataaaaaggctggtGTCAAATGTGCCCCTATCAGGCCTGTTGGGCATGTGAGGGAGAAGGGGGGACCCCCTGGCTCTGAGCCTGTGTCCCACATGCATATCCTTGCTGCAGCCCTGGCAAGTTCCTGCACGCTACCAGGTCACTCCACTGGTCCTTCTGCCAGGCTTTCTGTGCCGCTTCTTCCCAGAGACCTCAGAGGTTCCCAGCAGCCATATGTGCCCCTCATCCCCACAGCCTGCCCCTGTTCTCCCCTGGCAGACTCCCGGGAGAGAACCAGTCTAGGAAGGGGAGAGGATGCAAGGCTCTGGGGCTGCCAGCGCATGTTCTGCTCACGGTTTGGGATGTCTTTCCCACACTGCCACAAGAAAACTGCTCATACTGGAGAGCCCAGCTCAGGTGTTCCCTTCTCTGCGATGCTTTCCCAAGTCCTGCAGCAAGTACTCAGTTTTCTGCCTTTTGTATTTGAACCATATAGTTTGTATTTGCCTCAAATTCAGCAGCTGTCATGCAGCTTCATGTTTATACACGTACTCCTCCTTGTCCACGAACTATTACCTGATGTTTATTGACATGCTGTGTGTCACATACTGTACTGATAACTTAAACAACCCGAAGAAGTAGATATAATTAACACCCATCTCAAACAAAGGCTCCAGAAATTCAGTAACTTGTCCAAGTTACACAGCCAGGATGTGGTGATGCCTCCACTGCCCTGCAAGTTCCTTTAGTGCAGGCTCATGCGGACTGAGGCTTCCCTCCACCTAGTACATAGTGCCTCTTGGCCTGGTGTGAGGATCCATGCTAGGGGGCTGAGTAAGGACAGGGCAAGGAGGAGCTTGCACAGAGGTGGGGTGTCAGAGCTCAGGAGGACCCTGGTGGGACAGGGCAGCCACATTGATTATTAACCTCCTTCTTTAAGTACACTGTTCCTGTTCTGTGGTTCTTGGCATTTTAAGAAATCAGTCAGGGCTCCTCCCTTATCTATCATGTACTACTGTGTATACTCCCTTCCTATATGGCCAAGGGGACCCCTGAAGCAGACGTGGAAGTGTGGTAGCTGGCTGCGGTGACTGCAGGTGCTCACACTGCTCCGAGGAGCGTTGAACTGTGGTTTATGCACTCAGAGGTGGTAAGCACCCTCAGAAAGGTCATGTCTAAAATGAGTAAAAAACCAGCATTTATTAGCCTGAAAGGACCTTAGCATCCAGACCATCTGGATCTGGGGACTTGAgatcccagggctgggggcagaagCCCTCCAAGTCTTCCCATCCCCTGACTGCATCTTCTGACAGGGTCACCCTTCCTGAAGCTGAAAAGGGAGTGCCCATGGGCCAGTCCCACAGGCAGGTCCTGGGGACACAGCATCTCCAGGCACTGGTCCAGGTTCCACGAAGACCCTGTGGCCATGCACATGTCTCTGGGGTTCTCCACAGAGAGCCCCTCCCACGGCTGTTCTGTCCCACTGATTCCCTGAGCCCCCCTGGtcacgccccgcccctgccagCCCTTCCCAGCAGGTCCCACTCACCCCTGACCAGACAGATGCTCTGCAGGGGCAAGGTGGCATTCTTCTCCTCCACCGGGTTGCTGACCAAACAGGTGAGGTAGCCATTCACCTGGCTCAGGGGCAGGCTCAGGTTTACATTCCTGGAGCTGGGGGCTGGCCTCAGAGCCCTGCTCTGCTCCAGCTCCCTGGGGAGGCCCTCAGTCAGCCAGGTCACTGTCCAGTTCTCTGTAGATCCTGGGGTCTCACACTCCAGGCTGACCTGGCACCAGCCCGCTGGGTTGATTGGTGAATGAATCAcaatctgggggtgggggatgggctctggggcagaaggagacaaaAGAGAAAGCGAGGTTCAGCATTGGAGGACATGGCAGGAGACCCGCAGGTCCACCAAGTGACTCAGCGGTGGGAGGTTCCTGACTATGGCCCTGGGGAAGGGACCTACTGCCCAGGGGCTCTGACTCCCAGCCCAGGGCAGAGGGCTGAGGCCCTTCCATGCTCAGTTGTGTCAACAGAATTCAGTGATCATGATGAGTgtgatagttcttttttaaacaggtttcttgtatttatgtattggagggagaaggggagagagagctaGGCAAGCAGGGAGAAGGCCgaaggagaggatctcaagcagactatgcGCTGAGAGCAGAgaccgacgtggggctcgatctcatcacctgagatcatgacctgagcagaaatcaagagtcggaggcttaacccactgagccacccaggtgccccccaaattctatgataatatatatacatgGTGATTATACAGGTGATAAGAATTGTGTCTATTCTCATATGTGCAATAAGCACCACATGAGAGGAGTTGGGGATACAGGGGAAAAACACGCTGaagttcttgttttatttagagaaagaagaaatactgaTTATCTTTAAATGTTGCAGTATAAATTTAAGATTCGTGTCCACTAGGATTAAAGTGCAAGGTGGTATAACTTCCAGCACACCAGAGACGATTAGATTGACGAGAACGCTATCCACCCGAGTAAGGGCAAGCCAAGGATGCTGACCAATGGTGAACAGAGGCCATGAAAGGTCAGGAGCAGGTCCACCGTGTAAGCCTGAACTGTGTCTGAGGGCAGGACGCCCCCCGATTACACACAGACCCCGCCTCGATCCTGCAGCCATGTGCTCGGCGCATCACCTAATGACACAGAGAGATTgaagagacagagatggaaatCCGTCCACAAGGGCAGGTCAACAACATGCTGGCAGGTGTGACAGTGGTCACCGTGGACAGAATACAGATTCAGGTAGCTGACACGAAGCAGGCCACACGGAGAGAGTTTCTTCCTGTGGACCTAACAACAGCGCCTGGAGATGGAGAGATGTTAGAAAGTGAACCAGAAAATCCAACCAGACTCTGCTGGAAACCCCGGGGTAAAGGAccaaatgcaaaaacaaacaaacaaacaaacaaacaaacaaacaacaacaaaaagctacTTAATCCTTTAAAGTAGTTTCTAAAAATAGCTGAATTAACAggtaataatttaaatataaaatcaaatggGGActcctggatgactcagtggttgggcgtctgccttcagctcagggtgtgatcctgggtccaggatcgtgtcccatgtTGCGCTctttgaagggagcctgcttctccctctgcctatgtctctgcctctctctctgtgtctctcatgaaaaaaataaaatctaaaaacaaacaaacaaacaaacaaacaaacagaatgtCTGTTACCAAGTGCTGGGGgcacacacagacatatagaAGCTTATGCTTTTAGGTATGAATTTTCTCAGCAGTTGGATTATATGAATGTTACACGCTCTTTTCAACAGATGAGGGAATGTGAATCAGGCTTGAAGAATCAAAACTCTGAGAAACTTGAGGAGCATTTCTGTAGGTCTCCTTTACACATTGCTGACATCTCCCTAGAGAAGAGACACCTGCTGAGTGCCTGCTGGGAGCTGTGGAAAGCCTCAGGCAGGTGCcacagagggcagggcaggccacGGGGCTGCCAGGTGGAGAGGCCACCACATCCAAGTAATTCCAGTGAGAGGGGGAGAAAGATGGTCCAGGAAAGGACCGGAGACAAGAACATCTATCCACAtgcagggaggggtgagggatGGGCAGCCCCCCAAGAGCCCCCAGTATCcatgaaggaggaagagagggccaGCCAGGTGTGGTGAAGGGAAGCACAGGTGGAGGGGGGCACGGGGAGGGCAGTGATGGGTCTCCCCTCCTGGGGGTGGGGTACTCACTggtcctggggctccaggggccAGGCCTGGGTCCCCTTGTGTCCTCCACTTGCTCTAGGACAGGCTCTGTCCCACAGTCCTCCTGGGGAAGTGGGTGCAGGGCAAGTGGTGGAAAGTGTTTTACCAATgtcgagttttttttttttttaaggttttatttatttattcatgagagagagagagagaggcagagacgcaggcagagggagaagcaggctccatgcagggagcccgatgtgggactcgatcccaggactccaggatcacaccctgggctgaaggcggtgctaaaccactgagccacctgggctgcccctagtGTCGAGCTCTAACACTCAATCTCCCTCCTAGGGTTGTTCCTCACTGTTCTGATGTccaggtttccttttttctttctgcccaGCTTTTGGGTCacttcagaatttttaattagtttttgaCCAACCTGTTAAGAAGATTCTGACACAATTTTGTATTGCTAATAAACTATTTTGCAGTACTTTGCAATggaaaatagtgttttttttttttaatccttttggaTGGCTTCTTTCCCCTGCTCCATTTCATGTGCTGCCTATACTTTTCAAGACATTTTAGCTACTTTTCCCTAAgaggaaatctttaaaatttagcCTTTATGGTTAAGGCATCAAAAGAGATGCAAATATTCCTAAGGaagttttgattttattaaacCTGTTTAGGCCAACATACTTTAAATCAAGTGATTATTGGAATTCCTGAGTGGGCTTCACCTTACCATATACACAGAGTCTAAAGACTTCCTTCTGGGATTTTCCTGTGTGGAATTTGACATTTGCTGTATACCATCCACTCATTTCCGTACTGAGATTCCTGATGCTCAAAACTGCCATCTCTGTCAGGGAGAGACTGCTCCTGAATTTTCCTTCAAGCTCATAccagtcaggaccagagtcatcaggctTCCAGGACACCAGGAACTGTTGTTTCTCGGGCTCAGATTGCCAACTCCACTCAACCTCTCGGACATTAGAGGGCAAGGAGGAGATCAGGTGCAGCTGGACAGAGTCCCCAACGGTCCTTTCCAGGGTGTGGGAGGAGCTGGGGTCAGCCGCAGTCTGGAAGCTTGGTGAGGGAATAGCTAGGATGGGGAAGAAAGAAGTGGACAGGAGTGACGCTGCTGTAGCACCTGCTGTCCCATCACATCACTGGCATGCTTAAAGAGGAGGAGCCTCTCCTGTTTCAGAGCCGAGGAAGCAAAGCTACAGAGGTGCTTGCTCAGCACGGGCCTTGCCTAGGGCACACAGCGTTGGGTCAGGCACATGTGTGTCACCCTCCCAGCTCGGGCACACTCTTTCCTGCACCTGACACCCAACGTGCTCTTTGCTTTAACCTGGGGAAACACTGGGCAATATGGAAGCTGATAAATTATGACCCAACTTTCCCTTTGGTTGTCTATGACACAAGAAAACCATTTCAGCATGTCTGCTATTGCCCTGTGTTCCTCAGCACATGGCAGCAGGGTCTCAGGCCCACCAGTCCTGTGACACTGTTCCTCCTTAGGTCACTCATGACCCTCTACCATTAGGCAACCCAGTGGTTACTGTCAGTGCTGGTCTCACGTACCAGTCAGGTGACATGTGACCATCGTCTTTTTCCTGCATGCTCCTTGTCTGGTACAGATCTGTACTCCGTTGGACCCTTAGCCTGCCTTGGGTAATCCATGCTGGGCCAGCTTGGCATGGCTGAgggtgctggggatacagtggTGACCGAGGACACAGTGGGGACCAGTGCCTGCTCTCACGGAGCTCCCATCCTAGTCAGGGAGCCAGGGCAGGGAAGCACCAACACCACATGATTTCAGATCCATAAAAACACAGAAAGGGACTGGCACAGATTCCTTACCTGTTGCTTGGCCAGTGAACTTACTTCTCACATTTGGGGAATTGTCTCCTCATGAGCCAGAGCCGACATCCCCCCAGAGAAGCTGGAAATGCCGGGTACCTACTGCCCGGCATCCTTTGCAGCTGAGATGACACAGGAcctgggctctggggtcagaTGCCCCCACTCCAGACTTTCTACCTGGAGCTAGTGCCATGGGAGCCAGGATCACAGGGTCAGTGCCGCTGACAATGACTGTCACCTGAGGCAGTGGTGGCAGCAGTCCTGCAGCCAGGCAGGTGTCCAGACTCAGTGATGCTGGGATGAGAGCTGTGATGTCTCTGTCAGGAGTCACAGACCTCCAGTGACTGGACCAGCTCTGGTGGTGCCACTTCCGGTGTGGATGGTGGAGGGGCAGGTGGTGGTCACCTGGAGCCATCTAGGGCCACCTGCACTCTACTAATATTACATTCAATCAGTTCATCTCTGTGCTGGTAACCAGGAACCAAAGTGACACTTGGGATAATGTGACACCATGCAGGTGGTTTGGTTAGAGGTGTGGGGTG
Protein-coding sequences here:
- the LOC144315898 gene encoding CD48 antigen-like isoform X5 yields the protein MAVLSIRNLSTEMSGWYTANVKFHTGKSQKEVFRLCVYEPIPHPQIVIHSPINPAGWCQVSLECETPGSTENWTVTWLTEGLPRELEQSRALRPAPSSRNVNLSLPLSQVNGYLTCLVSNPVEEKNATLPLQSICLVRGSPDHKWLWRGVLPTLLMMSLAGGVYVCMRKKMQSRRGRPTLLPTEPGSAGVPQALPTEEPAGLQTGGANSHCHPDVEMSLLRHHKGGRMVEQEKEGDRLSENDMERSGGHPLSSECTPTVYTIYEKVRLSREPQEDT
- the LOC144315898 gene encoding CD48 antigen-like isoform X2 yields the protein MESLWGRCFPSQALMLMIPLLLAIPSPSFQTAADPSSSHTLERTVGDSVQLHLISSLPSNVREVEWSWQSEPEKQQFLVSWKPDDSGPDWYELEGKFRSSLSLTEMAVLSIRNLSTEMSGWYTANVKFHTGKSQKEVFRLCVYEPIPHPQIVIHSPINPAGWCQVSLECETPGSTENWTVTWLTEGLPRELEQSRALRPAPSSRNVNLSLPLSQVNGYLTCLVSNPVEEKNATLPLQSICLVRGSPDHKWLWRGVLPTLLMMSLAGGVYVCMRKKMQSRRGRPTLLPTEPGSAGVPQALPTEEPAGLQTGGANSHCHPDVEMSLLRHHKNDMERSGGHPLSSECTPTVYTIYEKVRLSREPQEDT
- the LOC144315898 gene encoding CD48 antigen-like isoform X4 gives rise to the protein MESLWGRCFPSQALMLMIPLLLAIPSPSFQTAADPSSSHTLERTVGDSVQLHLISSLPSNVREVEWSWQSEPEKQQFLVSWKPDDSGPDWYELEGKFRSSLSLTEMAVLSIRNLSTEMSGWYTANVKFHTGKSQKEVFRLCVYEPIPHPQIVIHSPINPAGWCQVSLECETPGSTENWTVTWLTEGLPRELEQSRALRPAPSSRNVNLSLPLSQVNGYLTCLVSNPVEEKNATLPLQSICLVRGSPDHKWLWRGVLPTLLMMSLAGGVYVCMRKKMQSRRGRPTLLPTEPGSAGVPQALPTEEPAGLQTGGANSHCHPDVEMSLLRHHKLTTSTSA
- the LOC144315898 gene encoding uncharacterized protein LOC144315898 isoform X7, which codes for MESLWGRCFPSQALMLMIPLLLEPIPHPQIVIHSPINPAGWCQVSLECETPGSTENWTVTWLTEGLPRELEQSRALRPAPSSRNVNLSLPLSQVNGYLTCLVSNPVEEKNATLPLQSICLVRGSPDHKWLWRGVLPTLLMMSLAGGVYVCMRKKMQSRRGRPTLLPTEPGSAGVPQALPTEEPAGLQTGGANSHCHPDVEMSLLRHHKGGRMVEQEKEGDRLSENDMERSGGHPLSSECTPTVYTIYEKVRLSREPQEDT
- the LOC144315898 gene encoding uncharacterized protein LOC144315898 isoform X6, producing the protein MSERLSGVGNLSPRNNSSWCPGSLMTLVLTEPIPHPQIVIHSPINPAGWCQVSLECETPGSTENWTVTWLTEGLPRELEQSRALRPAPSSRNVNLSLPLSQVNGYLTCLVSNPVEEKNATLPLQSICLVRGSPDHKWLWRGVLPTLLMMSLAGGVYVCMRKKMQSRRGRPTLLPTEPGSAGVPQALPTEEPAGLQTGGANSHCHPDVEMSLLRHHKGGRMVEQEKEGDRLSENDMERSGGHPLSSECTPTVYTIYEKVRLSREPQEDT
- the LOC144315898 gene encoding CD48 antigen-like isoform X3 yields the protein MESLWGRCFPSQALMLMIPLLLAIPSPSFQTAADPSSSHTLERTVGDSVQLHLISSLPSNVREVEWSWQSEPEKQQFLVSWKPDDSGPDWYELEGKFRSSLSLTEMAVLSIRNLSTEMSGWYTANVKFHTGKSQKEVFRLCVYEPIPHPQIVIHSPINPAGWCQVSLECETPGSTENWTVTWLTEGLPRELEQSRALRPAPSSRNVNLSLPLSQVNGYLTCLVSNPVEEKNATLPLQSICLVRGSPDHKWLWRGVLPTLLMMSLAGGVYVCMRKKMQSRRGRPTLLPTEPGSAGVPQALPTEEPAGLQTGGANSHCHPDVEMSLLRHHKGGRMVEQEKEGDRLSELTTSTSA
- the LOC144315898 gene encoding CD48 antigen-like isoform X1, which translates into the protein MESLWGRCFPSQALMLMIPLLLAIPSPSFQTAADPSSSHTLERTVGDSVQLHLISSLPSNVREVEWSWQSEPEKQQFLVSWKPDDSGPDWYELEGKFRSSLSLTEMAVLSIRNLSTEMSGWYTANVKFHTGKSQKEVFRLCVYEPIPHPQIVIHSPINPAGWCQVSLECETPGSTENWTVTWLTEGLPRELEQSRALRPAPSSRNVNLSLPLSQVNGYLTCLVSNPVEEKNATLPLQSICLVRGSPDHKWLWRGVLPTLLMMSLAGGVYVCMRKKMQSRRGRPTLLPTEPGSAGVPQALPTEEPAGLQTGGANSHCHPDVEMSLLRHHKGGRMVEQEKEGDRLSENDMERSGGHPLSSECTPTVYTIYEKVRLSREPQEDT